A region of Bacillota bacterium DNA encodes the following proteins:
- a CDS encoding PilN domain-containing protein: protein MSEISLMPPSYRGYIEKRKKFSKYILTGIVLVTATLLVYGLLSLIHAIYENELGTLRVERKQLENRIGTLGEYEKTLRSVSDYEKLVKEAEIPIPVWEEIISDISAVLPYGIWFDSISLKYENNKGKCEITGRAVKKDIIAVWLKDIEGYPYFKNVNLKYITENEEEGKKITRYIIEMDVIVTS from the coding sequence TTGAGTGAAATAAGTTTAATGCCGCCAAGTTACAGGGGCTATATCGAAAAAAGAAAAAAGTTCAGTAAGTATATTTTAACCGGAATTGTCCTGGTTACAGCCACACTTTTAGTTTATGGGTTGCTTTCCCTGATTCATGCTATTTATGAAAATGAACTTGGAACTTTAAGAGTTGAAAGGAAACAACTAGAGAACCGGATTGGAACGCTTGGTGAATATGAAAAAACATTACGTTCGGTAAGTGATTATGAGAAACTTGTTAAAGAAGCAGAGATACCTATACCTGTATGGGAGGAAATTATATCGGATATTTCGGCTGTATTACCGTATGGAATTTGGTTTGACAGCATTAGTTTAAAATATGAAAATAATAAGGGAAAATGTGAAATAACAGGGCGTGCGGTAAAAAAAGATATAATTGCTGTCTGGTTAAAAGATATTGAGGGATATCCGTACTTCAAAAATGTAAATTTAAAATATATTACCGAGAACGAAGAAGAGGGCAAGAAAATAACCAG